The Flavobacterium piscisymbiosum genome includes a region encoding these proteins:
- a CDS encoding DUF1345 domain-containing protein, translated as MNATAFINRLSNRSRLIISSAAGGITAIIIGSGTNKASVHLMAVWLAFSLTHLFFAWFTILTCRVDELRISAKKQDSGRTVLSVFMLLTTSVSLMGILLLYLSAGQKTGTELITHTVMTLSSVGTAWSVVHTTFAFKYANLHYSYDGLDFPGEKEPDYLDFVYFSFVIGTTFQVSDVSILNRKIRRTALLHGVLSFLFNTTILALGINIISSMAQK; from the coding sequence ATGAATGCAACAGCTTTTATTAACCGGCTCAGCAACAGGTCGAGACTTATTATTTCTTCAGCTGCAGGAGGAATTACTGCTATTATTATCGGAAGTGGTACAAACAAAGCTTCTGTACATCTAATGGCAGTCTGGCTGGCATTTTCCTTGACCCATTTATTTTTTGCGTGGTTCACCATCCTGACCTGCAGGGTGGATGAACTCAGAATAAGCGCTAAAAAACAGGATTCGGGACGCACGGTATTATCGGTATTTATGCTTTTAACAACATCCGTAAGTCTTATGGGAATCTTGCTGCTCTATCTATCTGCCGGGCAAAAAACTGGAACGGAATTAATTACGCATACTGTCATGACTTTATCCTCGGTGGGCACTGCCTGGTCGGTAGTACATACAACGTTTGCATTCAAATATGCTAACCTTCATTATTCATACGATGGTCTTGATTTTCCCGGAGAAAAAGAACCGGACTATTTAGATTTTGTTTACTTTTCTTTTGTAATCGGCACAACATTTCAGGTTTCTGATGTTTCAATTCTTAATCGAAAGATTAGACGAACTGCCTTATTACACGGGGTTTTGTCATTTCTGTTTAATACAACCATACTCGCATTAGGAATAAACATTATTTCCAGCATGGCACAAAAATAA
- a CDS encoding response regulator transcription factor, producing the protein MKILIIEDEQEIAQSISSYFKDNGVTCETVYNYAQAVQKIDNYDYDCILLDLTLPDGNGFDILKELRNKDKTDGVIIISAKETLETRIEGFSLGADDYLTKPFHLSELLVRMQALVRRRNFKGSNSIVFKEIRIEIFTKTVMVNELRVDLTRKELNLLLFLIGNNNKVLSKAAIAEHLSGDMADMLDSHDFIYAHIKNLKKKLAKAGSGDYIRTVYGEGYKWEK; encoded by the coding sequence ATGAAAATTCTAATAATAGAGGATGAGCAGGAAATAGCTCAAAGCATATCGAGTTATTTTAAAGACAACGGTGTCACATGTGAGACCGTGTACAATTACGCTCAAGCGGTACAGAAAATTGACAACTATGATTATGACTGTATACTTTTAGACCTAACCCTTCCTGATGGGAATGGATTTGATATATTAAAAGAACTTAGAAATAAAGATAAAACAGACGGTGTGATCATAATTTCGGCTAAAGAAACACTTGAAACAAGGATTGAAGGATTCAGCCTTGGGGCTGATGATTATCTTACTAAACCGTTTCATCTTTCAGAACTGCTGGTAAGAATGCAGGCTCTTGTAAGACGCAGAAACTTTAAGGGAAGCAACAGTATTGTTTTTAAAGAAATCCGAATTGAAATTTTCACAAAAACTGTAATGGTTAATGAACTGAGAGTAGATTTGACACGAAAAGAACTCAACCTTCTTTTGTTTCTGATAGGAAACAACAACAAGGTGCTTTCAAAAGCCGCAATTGCAGAGCACCTCTCAGGAGATATGGCCGATATGCTTGACAGCCATGATTTTATATATGCACATATTAAAAACCTCAAAAAAAAACTGGCCAAGGCTGGTTCTGGCGACTACATTAGAACAGTTTACGGCGAAGGATATAAATGGGAAAAATGA
- a CDS encoding sensor histidine kinase, whose product MNKKKLLHKTTRDFLALAVVILIICAPIFYFVSQWLYVYETEEVLVQHKNAFVKQSTKNFTAEDIKTWNRFNLHFTILPDMGVTKDSIVGTMQEDSAVDEKEPFRIIYAPVEIAGKRYTYTEKIHLLEMERMVYSIAAMFTFIIIILFIGIVWLSKKTASKRWKPFYNTLDQIHEFEIDKNKPPHFVETDIDEFDRLNKSLETLIEKNTAIYKGQREFVENAAHELQTPLALFQNKIDTLFQMQLNKEQTHVLGALSRDVAKLNRLNKNLLLLSKIEHEIYLEKNTILINEHIDKHLDFFNEQAELKEILINVQISEQLKIIGNPVLTEILINNLVLNAVRHNHDGGSIIIRTMSSELLILNTGVNIPLPIEKLFNRFVKSGASSNGNGLGLAIIKKITELNGWKISYSYNNNIHCFSVRF is encoded by the coding sequence ATGAATAAAAAAAAACTGCTTCATAAAACTACACGTGATTTTCTTGCCCTGGCTGTAGTCATTCTGATCATCTGTGCTCCAATATTCTACTTTGTAAGTCAATGGCTATATGTTTACGAAACAGAAGAAGTGCTGGTGCAGCATAAAAATGCTTTTGTAAAGCAAAGCACCAAGAATTTCACGGCAGAGGATATAAAGACATGGAACAGATTCAATCTGCATTTTACCATACTTCCGGATATGGGAGTTACAAAGGACTCGATCGTCGGTACTATGCAGGAAGATTCAGCAGTTGATGAAAAAGAACCTTTTCGCATTATTTATGCACCTGTCGAAATTGCAGGTAAAAGATACACCTACACCGAAAAAATACATCTTTTGGAAATGGAACGTATGGTTTACAGCATAGCAGCCATGTTTACTTTTATAATTATAATACTCTTTATTGGAATTGTCTGGCTTTCAAAAAAAACGGCTTCTAAACGCTGGAAACCCTTCTACAATACTTTGGATCAGATTCATGAATTTGAAATAGATAAAAATAAACCGCCACATTTTGTAGAGACAGACATTGATGAATTTGACCGTCTAAATAAAAGCCTTGAAACTCTAATTGAGAAAAACACGGCTATTTATAAGGGCCAGCGAGAATTTGTTGAAAATGCGGCACATGAACTTCAGACCCCTCTGGCGCTATTCCAAAATAAAATTGACACACTTTTCCAGATGCAACTCAATAAAGAACAGACTCATGTGCTGGGGGCTTTGAGCAGAGATGTTGCTAAACTAAACAGACTCAATAAAAACCTATTGCTGTTGTCTAAAATTGAACATGAAATCTACTTGGAGAAAAACACCATTTTAATTAATGAACACATTGACAAACATTTGGATTTTTTCAATGAACAGGCAGAATTGAAAGAAATTTTAATAAATGTGCAGATTTCTGAACAATTGAAAATCATCGGAAATCCCGTTCTGACAGAAATATTAATTAATAACCTTGTTCTTAATGCTGTGCGTCATAATCATGATGGCGGTAGTATTATTATCCGAACAATGAGTAGCGAACTGCTTATTTTAAATACAGGGGTAAATATCCCTCTTCCTATTGAAAAATTATTTAACCGCTTTGTTAAAAGCGGAGCATCATCAAATGGTAATGGCCTAGGACTGGCAATAATAAAAAAAATCACGGAATTAAATGGCTGGAAAATCTCTTACTCTTACAATAATAATATTCATTGTTTCAGTGTTCGTTTCTGA
- a CDS encoding LTA synthase family protein has protein sequence MSKLSLKTGRYALPVHFIIWFLILSQVLRIIFFIWQYDEVSWNIIDILRTLLTGLFFDAGTIVFISLPGLIYYTLIPEKWVGSILDKIIVIFFTSLNIFILVFTFFAELTFWDEFKTRFNFIAVDYLIYTHEVVANIQQSYPLPILISGVLIISLFFLFIFHKRDAFSQTFNSPADLRIKFAVLGICVSLALFFGSFIFNYQAEWSSNRYNSEISKSGIYSFFAAFRNNQMKYPDFYTSIDNDTAFRIVKNKLKDPSTTFTTTGYSIHRSIKDSQSALDRKNVVFILIESFSGSFLKEFGNKENITPFMDSLAQKSIFFNDMYATGTRTVRGMEAVTLCIPPTPGQSIVKRPENQNLYTVSNVFKSKAYDSNFFYGGDGYFDNMNSYFGGNGFTIYDRGRGSVLSDKIKTVRHNITDKEVTFENAWGICDEDIFNKMLTVADKQFKEGKPFFNFVMTTSNHRPFTYPSGKIDIPSGTSREGAVKYTDYALKQLFTKARTKPWFKNTVFVVIADHCASSAGKDEIDVANYHIPAFIVNMPSQYNQKITKQCSQIDLWPTLFSLFQWHYESGFFGKDVLDAEFEQRAFLGTYRKLVLMKKEKVMILSDQKKQAFYNWNKADNSLTPVPMDKSFLEETIAWYQTADYLFTHKLLK, from the coding sequence ATGAGTAAGTTATCGTTAAAAACTGGCAGATATGCATTGCCGGTTCATTTTATAATCTGGTTTTTAATTCTTTCACAGGTTCTTAGAATTATATTTTTTATCTGGCAGTATGATGAAGTTTCATGGAATATTATTGATATTTTAAGAACCCTACTCACAGGTCTGTTTTTTGATGCCGGCACAATAGTTTTTATATCCCTTCCCGGACTTATTTATTATACTCTGATACCTGAAAAATGGGTAGGTTCAATTCTGGATAAGATAATAGTTATCTTTTTTACCTCTTTAAATATTTTTATTCTTGTATTCACATTTTTCGCAGAGCTCACATTCTGGGACGAATTTAAAACCCGTTTCAATTTTATAGCTGTCGACTATCTTATTTATACACACGAAGTCGTAGCTAATATACAGCAGTCATATCCATTGCCAATCTTAATATCTGGAGTTTTAATTATTTCTTTATTTTTCCTGTTTATTTTTCACAAAAGAGATGCTTTTAGTCAAACATTTAATAGTCCTGCTGATTTAAGGATAAAGTTTGCTGTACTTGGAATATGCGTATCCTTAGCACTATTCTTTGGATCTTTTATATTCAATTATCAGGCTGAATGGTCTTCCAACAGATATAACTCTGAAATATCAAAATCGGGTATTTATTCATTTTTTGCTGCTTTTCGTAACAATCAGATGAAATACCCAGACTTTTATACAAGTATTGACAACGATACAGCATTTCGAATTGTCAAAAACAAACTAAAGGATCCTTCAACCACTTTTACCACAACAGGCTATTCCATTCATAGAAGCATTAAGGACAGCCAGTCTGCGCTGGATCGCAAAAATGTTGTATTTATACTTATTGAGAGCTTCAGCGGAAGCTTTTTAAAAGAGTTTGGCAATAAGGAAAATATCACACCTTTTATGGATAGTCTGGCGCAGAAAAGTATATTTTTCAATGATATGTACGCTACAGGCACAAGAACCGTCAGAGGTATGGAGGCCGTAACACTCTGCATTCCTCCTACTCCGGGACAGTCAATCGTTAAACGGCCAGAGAATCAAAACCTCTACACTGTCAGCAACGTATTTAAATCAAAAGCATATGACTCTAATTTTTTCTATGGGGGTGACGGTTATTTTGACAATATGAATTCCTACTTCGGAGGAAATGGTTTTACAATTTATGACCGAGGCAGGGGAAGTGTCCTGAGCGACAAGATTAAGACAGTCCGCCATAACATTACGGATAAAGAGGTTACATTTGAAAATGCATGGGGAATCTGTGATGAGGATATTTTCAATAAAATGCTAACTGTTGCCGATAAGCAGTTTAAAGAAGGAAAGCCTTTCTTTAACTTCGTTATGACTACATCTAATCACAGGCCTTTTACTTATCCGTCAGGAAAAATAGATATCCCCTCGGGTACAAGTCGTGAGGGAGCTGTTAAGTATACTGATTATGCACTTAAGCAGTTATTCACAAAAGCGCGCACAAAACCATGGTTTAAAAATACAGTTTTTGTAGTTATTGCAGACCATTGTGCCAGCAGTGCCGGAAAAGATGAAATTGATGTTGCAAACTATCATATTCCAGCCTTTATAGTTAATATGCCTTCACAGTACAATCAAAAAATTACAAAACAATGTTCACAGATTGACCTCTGGCCTACATTATTTTCTCTTTTTCAATGGCATTATGAATCAGGATTTTTTGGAAAGGACGTTCTTGATGCTGAATTTGAACAGCGTGCCTTCCTTGGAACATACAGAAAGCTTGTCTTAATGAAAAAGGAGAAAGTAATGATCCTTTCCGACCAGAAAAAACAAGCATTCTATAATTGGAACAAAGCAGATAACAGTCTTACTCCTGTGCCAATGGATAAATCCTTTCTAGAGGAAACAATTGCCTGGTATCAGACTGCTGATTATCTATTTACCCACAAACTTTTAAAATAA
- a CDS encoding diacylglycerol/lipid kinase family protein: protein MTYIHFIINPVSGGGRHNLSAFFIEQFFPPEKYKIKIDYTLNKKHAIALTQKAAEKKPDIIVACGGDGTINEVASCLLGTNIKLGIIPVGSGNGLASHLNIPRDFNKSIEIIKNGKTLLIDSGKINQHYFFSNTGIGIDAMIIKKYQHSAGRKLYSYIKAAITSSFHYKVQPTVISFDDKIINVRPFMVFISNSNQMGYNMSLTPSALLTDGYLDLIIIPELSFTDKIRLGIHVLEGSTEKFKKAEHYKVQKLRIEMPMKIFTDAQIDGEHYNLKTNNCIISIVPGAIKVLV, encoded by the coding sequence ATGACATATATACATTTCATCATCAACCCTGTTTCAGGCGGAGGCAGGCATAATTTATCAGCTTTTTTTATAGAACAATTTTTTCCTCCTGAAAAATATAAAATCAAAATTGATTACACTTTAAACAAAAAGCATGCTATAGCACTTACCCAAAAAGCAGCAGAAAAAAAACCGGATATTATCGTGGCATGCGGTGGTGACGGTACCATTAATGAGGTAGCGTCCTGCCTTCTTGGAACTAATATTAAACTGGGGATCATTCCTGTAGGCTCTGGAAACGGACTGGCTTCACATTTGAACATACCCAGGGATTTTAATAAGTCTATCGAGATTATAAAAAACGGAAAAACGTTATTGATAGACTCCGGAAAAATTAACCAGCACTACTTTTTCAGCAATACCGGGATTGGAATTGATGCAATGATAATTAAGAAATATCAACATTCTGCAGGCAGAAAATTGTACTCCTACATAAAAGCAGCAATCACTTCAAGTTTCCATTACAAAGTTCAGCCAACCGTAATTTCTTTTGATGATAAAATAATAAATGTCAGACCATTTATGGTCTTTATTTCCAATTCAAATCAAATGGGCTATAACATGAGCCTGACACCAAGTGCATTATTAACTGACGGCTATCTCGATTTGATTATAATTCCCGAACTATCCTTTACAGATAAAATAAGGCTTGGTATTCATGTCTTGGAAGGTTCAACTGAAAAGTTTAAAAAAGCGGAGCATTATAAGGTTCAGAAGCTGCGCATTGAAATGCCCATGAAAATCTTTACCGATGCTCAGATTGATGGGGAACACTATAATTTAAAAACCAATAACTGCATAATATCAATAGTACCGGGAGCAATAAAAGTCCTGGTATAA
- a CDS encoding ZIP family metal transporter, which yields MELLSQVLGYAFLPVITIMAGGAIGLYKNPGSAFRSSILHFAAGVVFSVVSVELLPDIIKNHLPIEVGLGFSMGIILMLFVKYFTERSPKNENAENDNSFGVPYGLISALIIDLIIDGLLIGIGFSAGKKEGILLSIALGLETFSLGLAVVIACRKSKMSKSENFLILAGLGLTFFIGALLGISLLSHLSQEILELLLSFGLAALLFLVTEELLTEAHEEKESPIQTACFFVGFLLFLILGMIT from the coding sequence TTGGAACTACTTTCACAAGTTTTAGGATATGCTTTTTTACCTGTTATCACTATAATGGCTGGTGGCGCTATAGGTCTTTATAAAAATCCGGGAAGTGCATTTCGCAGCTCTATACTGCATTTTGCTGCCGGTGTTGTTTTCTCGGTGGTTTCCGTAGAACTTTTACCTGATATCATCAAGAACCACCTGCCTATTGAGGTTGGCCTTGGTTTTAGCATGGGTATAATTTTAATGCTTTTTGTAAAATATTTTACTGAAAGAAGCCCAAAAAATGAAAATGCAGAAAATGACAATAGTTTTGGTGTACCCTATGGTTTGATAAGTGCTTTAATTATTGATTTGATTATTGACGGTCTTCTTATTGGTATTGGATTTTCTGCCGGCAAGAAAGAAGGAATACTGCTTTCCATAGCACTGGGATTGGAAACCTTTTCTTTAGGGCTGGCAGTTGTGATAGCATGCCGAAAAAGCAAAATGTCAAAGTCAGAAAACTTTTTGATATTGGCAGGACTTGGGCTGACCTTTTTTATTGGGGCGCTCTTAGGCATCTCATTACTTTCTCATTTGTCTCAGGAGATATTGGAATTATTGCTTTCATTCGGCTTGGCAGCGTTATTATTTCTTGTAACGGAAGAACTTTTAACCGAGGCGCATGAAGAAAAGGAATCACCTATTCAGACTGCCTGTTTTTTTGTTGGCTTTTTACTGTTTTTAATATTGGGAATGATTACTTAG
- a CDS encoding methyltransferase family protein → MALQEEFEKQSLWLLKYGKAFPYIMLMVGYLLLIKSEKYPSGLILRQSPYEKLYEALCLGLSLSGCLLRIITMGYTPKASVPDQKGVFTPHHYTFGAYSIVRHPLYLGNFIIWLGMIIITGNFWFIISFALLYFIYLERIMMAKEKQLKLKFGFKYSRWADNVPAILPNVWLYKKPHSAFNWKKVSQRETGRLCITFFIFFVFEISCQVIERKNNYNFILLLISAVLGIIYTVTNFSFITSFIRRLIVKMR, encoded by the coding sequence ATGGCACTTCAGGAAGAATTCGAAAAACAAAGTTTATGGCTGCTTAAGTACGGGAAAGCATTTCCTTACATTATGCTGATGGTAGGCTATCTGCTGCTTATTAAGTCCGAAAAATACCCTTCGGGTTTAATTTTGAGGCAATCTCCTTATGAAAAGTTATATGAAGCGTTGTGCCTAGGATTGAGTCTTTCAGGCTGTTTACTTCGAATAATCACCATGGGTTATACACCAAAAGCATCAGTACCGGATCAAAAAGGTGTCTTTACGCCCCATCATTACACCTTTGGAGCTTACTCCATTGTACGTCATCCTTTGTATTTAGGCAATTTTATAATATGGCTGGGGATGATCATTATAACCGGAAACTTTTGGTTCATTATTTCCTTTGCACTCCTATACTTTATCTACCTTGAAAGAATTATGATGGCAAAGGAAAAGCAGCTGAAGCTAAAATTTGGTTTTAAATATTCCCGATGGGCTGATAATGTACCGGCAATCCTGCCCAATGTCTGGCTATATAAAAAACCACACTCAGCTTTTAACTGGAAAAAAGTAAGCCAGCGGGAAACCGGCCGTCTTTGCATTACTTTTTTTATATTTTTCGTTTTTGAAATTTCATGTCAGGTAATTGAACGAAAAAACAATTACAACTTTATACTACTACTGATCAGTGCAGTTTTAGGAATTATTTATACAGTGACGAATTTCAGTTTCATCACTTCCTTTATCAGAAGATTGATTGTTAAAATGAGATAG
- a CDS encoding DUF6660 family protein, with amino-acid sequence MVKIIIYFYAVKIISFILTIYMLSLSGITCADTYMYNSVSKSAHISQSNHNDSNSHKGEKDLCSPFCSCACCGIQVVSNLNAASFDFPLNIEEISPKVSQYQSILISSFTGSIWQPPQINS; translated from the coding sequence ATGGTAAAAATAATTATTTACTTTTATGCCGTGAAAATAATAAGCTTTATACTAACTATCTATATGCTAAGCCTCTCGGGTATTACCTGCGCTGATACTTATATGTATAATTCTGTTTCAAAATCTGCCCATATATCACAATCCAATCATAATGACAGTAATTCACACAAAGGAGAAAAAGACTTATGTTCTCCTTTTTGCAGCTGTGCCTGCTGTGGAATTCAGGTGGTTAGTAACCTGAATGCTGCTTCATTTGATTTCCCTCTAAATATTGAAGAAATTTCTCCTAAGGTATCACAATACCAATCTATCTTAATTTCAAGCTTCACTGGAAGCATTTGGCAGCCCCCTCAGATTAATTCATAA